One Gloeothece verrucosa PCC 7822 DNA window includes the following coding sequences:
- the psb34 gene encoding photosystem II assembly protein Psb34, which translates to MYTTVNEQGHLNNYATEPDMYYAEYPAPYQQRRYLLQGIFATLLVTTLVVVSLVIS; encoded by the coding sequence ATGTACACCACAGTTAACGAACAAGGACATCTCAACAACTACGCCACCGAACCTGATATGTACTATGCTGAATATCCCGCTCCCTATCAACAACGCCGCTATTTACTCCAAGGCATTTTCGCTACCCTATTAGTCACCACACTGGTAGTGGTTTCCTTGGTAATCAGCTAA
- the rfbB gene encoding dTDP-glucose 4,6-dehydratase has protein sequence MTILITGGAGFIGSNFVHHWCNNYPNDRVIVLDALTYAGNRQNIAPLESLENFRFVQGNIGDRSLIDSLLRAENVDTVAHFAAESHVDRSILGPDAFIQTNVVGTFTLLDSFRHYWTEKGSPENYRFLHVSTDEVYGSLGPDDPAFTETTPYAPNSPYSASKAASDHLARAYFHTYKVPTIITNCSNNYGPYHFPEKLIPLMCINILLGKPLPVYGDGQNIRDWLFVLDHCKALDIVIHKGQPGETYNVGGNNEVKNIDLVTLLCELMDELAPDLPVKPSKQLITFVKDRPGHDRRYAIDATKIKTELGWTPEVTVEEGLRKTIQWFLNNREWWQPLLSQEYQDYYQKVYGVSV, from the coding sequence ATGACTATTTTAATTACAGGTGGTGCAGGTTTTATCGGCTCGAATTTTGTTCATCATTGGTGTAATAATTATCCCAATGACCGGGTGATTGTTTTGGATGCTTTGACTTATGCCGGAAATCGTCAAAATATAGCCCCTTTAGAATCCCTTGAAAACTTTCGTTTTGTACAGGGCAATATAGGAGATCGCTCTTTGATTGATAGTCTTTTAAGAGCGGAAAATGTGGATACAGTGGCTCATTTTGCGGCAGAATCTCATGTAGACCGTTCTATCTTAGGCCCTGATGCTTTTATTCAAACTAATGTGGTGGGAACCTTTACACTATTAGATAGTTTTCGTCATTATTGGACGGAAAAAGGAAGCCCCGAAAATTACCGTTTTCTTCATGTTTCAACCGATGAGGTTTACGGAAGCTTAGGCCCAGATGATCCGGCTTTTACAGAGACAACCCCTTATGCGCCTAATAGCCCCTATTCAGCTTCAAAAGCGGCTAGTGATCATTTAGCGAGAGCCTATTTTCATACTTATAAGGTTCCCACCATTATTACCAATTGTTCTAATAATTATGGCCCTTATCATTTTCCGGAAAAGTTAATACCGTTGATGTGTATTAATATCCTCTTAGGAAAACCGTTACCAGTTTATGGAGATGGGCAAAACATTAGAGATTGGTTATTTGTCTTAGACCATTGTAAGGCTTTAGATATTGTCATCCATAAAGGACAACCCGGAGAGACTTATAATGTCGGGGGAAATAATGAGGTTAAAAACATCGATTTAGTCACTTTATTATGTGAATTGATGGATGAATTAGCCCCAGATTTACCCGTTAAACCCTCTAAACAGTTAATTACTTTTGTTAAAGACCGTCCAGGACATGATAGACGTTATGCTATCGATGCCACAAAAATTAAGACTGAATTAGGCTGGACTCCAGAGGTCACCGTAGAAGAAGGGTTACGCAAAACCATTCAATGGTTTCTCAACAACCGCGAATGGTGGCAACCTTTATTATCCCAAGAATATCAGGATTATTATCAAAAAGTTTATGGTGTCAGTGTTTAA
- a CDS encoding glucose-1-phosphate thymidylyltransferase, with amino-acid sequence MKALILSGGKGTRLRPLTYTGAKQLVPVVNKPILWYGIESIVKAGITDIGIIISPETGQEVQLKTGNGERFGANITYILQDEPLGLAHAVKIAQPFLGDSPFIMYLGDNLIQDEVIPFVETFSKQHLDALILLRTVSNPTAFGVAKVDEKGRVLQLIEKPKNPPSNLALVGIYLFSPAIHDAIAAIQPSARGELEITDAIQELIDRQLPVEALQLTGWWLDTGKKDDLLEANRIILDTCLEISKNGEIDAQSQIIGRVEIGAGTKIVNSTIRGPVIIGNNCHIENCFIGPYTSIADEVSLKDADLEHSVILQKASIIGIKQRIVDSVIGQRAKLEPAPQRPIALRFMIGDDSHIELA; translated from the coding sequence ATGAAAGCACTTATATTATCTGGCGGTAAAGGTACAAGATTACGTCCCTTAACTTATACAGGAGCAAAGCAATTAGTTCCTGTGGTTAATAAACCGATTCTCTGGTACGGAATAGAATCGATCGTTAAAGCTGGAATTACAGATATTGGTATTATTATTAGTCCTGAAACCGGCCAAGAAGTTCAACTTAAAACCGGTAATGGAGAGCGCTTTGGCGCTAACATCACTTACATTCTTCAAGATGAACCCCTAGGATTAGCCCATGCCGTTAAAATAGCTCAACCCTTTTTAGGGGATTCTCCTTTCATTATGTATCTCGGAGATAACCTAATTCAAGATGAAGTCATTCCCTTTGTAGAAACTTTCTCTAAACAACACCTAGATGCTCTAATTTTGTTACGTACTGTATCTAATCCAACGGCTTTTGGTGTGGCTAAAGTGGATGAAAAAGGACGGGTTTTACAGTTAATCGAAAAACCGAAAAATCCTCCTTCTAATTTGGCTTTAGTGGGAATTTATCTATTTTCGCCCGCTATTCATGATGCCATAGCCGCCATTCAACCCTCAGCTAGAGGAGAATTAGAAATTACAGATGCGATTCAAGAATTAATTGATCGACAATTACCAGTAGAAGCTTTACAACTAACCGGTTGGTGGCTAGATACCGGGAAAAAAGATGATTTGTTAGAAGCTAATCGTATTATTTTAGATACCTGTTTAGAAATTTCTAAAAATGGAGAGATTGATGCTCAAAGTCAAATCATTGGACGAGTAGAAATCGGAGCCGGCACGAAAATTGTTAATAGTACCATTCGCGGACCGGTTATTATTGGTAATAATTGCCACATAGAAAATTGCTTTATTGGCCCTTATACCAGTATTGCCGATGAAGTGAGCCTCAAAGATGCCGATTTAGAACACAGCGTAATTTTACAAAAAGCTTCTATAATTGGCATTAAACAAAGAATCGTCGATAGCGTCATTGGACAACGGGCTAAACTCGAACCGGCACCACAACGTCCAATTGCTTTACGATTTATGATTGGAGATGATTCTCACATCGAGTTAGCATAA
- the rfbC gene encoding dTDP-4-dehydrorhamnose 3,5-epimerase translates to MKIIPTEIPDVLIIEPKVFGDDRGFFYESFNQKAFQDKTEIITDFVQDNHSRSLKNVLRGLHYQIQQPQGKLVRVVVGEVFDVAVDIRSSSPTFGQWVGCLLSAENKRQFWIPAGFAHGFLVLSEAAEFLYKTTDYYAPEYERSILWNDPDLAIDWPLQGEPILSNKDLAGKLLKEAEVF, encoded by the coding sequence ATGAAAATTATACCTACAGAAATACCTGACGTTTTGATCATAGAGCCTAAAGTCTTCGGGGATGATCGAGGTTTTTTTTATGAAAGTTTCAATCAAAAAGCTTTTCAAGACAAAACCGAGATAATAACTGATTTTGTCCAAGATAATCACTCCCGTTCCCTGAAAAACGTCTTGAGAGGTTTGCATTATCAAATTCAACAACCTCAAGGCAAGTTAGTACGGGTTGTGGTGGGAGAAGTTTTTGATGTGGCTGTTGATATTCGTTCTTCATCCCCGACTTTCGGCCAATGGGTAGGCTGTTTACTCAGCGCAGAAAATAAACGACAATTCTGGATTCCAGCCGGCTTTGCTCATGGTTTTTTGGTTCTTTCAGAGGCAGCCGAATTTTTATATAAAACCACAGATTATTATGCCCCAGAATATGAAAGATCTATTCTCTGGAATGATCCCGACTTAGCCATTGATTGGCCCCTTCAAGGTGAGCCAATTTTGTCTAATAAAGACCTAGCCGGCAAACTTCTCAAAGAAGCAGAGGTCTTTTAA
- the psb34 gene encoding photosystem II assembly protein Psb34, which translates to MYTTVNEQGHLNNYATEPDMYYAEYPAPYQQRRYLLQGIFATLLVTTLVVVSLVIS; encoded by the coding sequence ATGTACACCACAGTTAACGAACAAGGACATCTCAACAACTACGCCACCGAACCTGATATGTACTATGCTGAATATCCCGCTCCCTATCAACAACGCCGCTATTTACTCCAAGGCATTTTCGCTACTCTATTAGTCACCACGCTGGTAGTGGTTTCCTTGGTAATCAGCTAA
- the psb34 gene encoding photosystem II assembly protein Psb34, which translates to MYTTVNEQGHLNNYATEPDMYYAEYPAPYQQRRYLLQGIFATLLVTTLVVVSLVIS; encoded by the coding sequence ATGTACACCACAGTTAACGAACAAGGACATCTCAACAACTACGCCACCGAACCTGATATGTACTATGCTGAATATCCCGCTCCCTATCAACAGCGCCGCTATTTACTCCAAGGCATTTTCGCTACCCTATTAGTCACCACACTGGTAGTGGTTTCCTTGGTAATCAGCTAA
- the psb34 gene encoding photosystem II assembly protein Psb34, which translates to MYTTVNEQGHLNNYATEPDMYYAEYPAPYQQRRYLLQGIFATLLVTTLVVVSLVIS; encoded by the coding sequence ATGTACACTACAGTTAACGAACAAGGACATCTCAACAACTACGCCACCGAACCTGATATGTACTATGCTGAATATCCCGCTCCCTATCAACAGCGCCGCTATTTACTTCAAGGCATTTTCGCTACTCTATTAGTCACCACACTGGTAGTAGTTTCCTTGGTAATCAGCTAA
- the rfbD gene encoding dTDP-4-dehydrorhamnose reductase, with amino-acid sequence MKRILLLGSNGQLGQELQTTLAPLGEIISVARDQLDLTQTESIRQLIAQVHPEMIVNAAAYTAVDKAESETELAYAVNEIAPKILARESQKLAATFLHVSTDYVFDGTRGIPLTETDETNPIGVYAKSKLAGEKAIAENCERYIILRTAWVYGTYGKSNFVKTLLRLGAEREQLRVVADQVGTPTWAKDIADAIAKLLELEEKTPTGIYHFTNSGVASWYDFARAIFEEAKLIGFPLKINEVVPITTAEYPTPAKRPAYSVLSQQKIRPLLGNYPPYWRDSLKQMLFQLYSQNS; translated from the coding sequence ATGAAACGAATTTTACTGCTAGGAAGCAACGGGCAATTAGGGCAAGAATTACAGACTACCCTAGCCCCTCTAGGCGAAATCATCTCAGTCGCACGAGATCAATTAGATTTGACTCAAACCGAGAGTATCCGTCAACTCATCGCACAAGTTCATCCTGAAATGATTGTTAATGCGGCTGCTTACACCGCAGTGGATAAAGCAGAAAGTGAAACAGAACTCGCTTATGCTGTCAATGAAATAGCCCCCAAAATTCTCGCCAGAGAAAGCCAAAAATTAGCGGCAACCTTCTTACATGTTTCTACAGATTACGTTTTTGATGGCACTAGAGGCATTCCCCTCACCGAAACCGATGAAACTAACCCCATCGGTGTTTATGCTAAATCTAAACTCGCCGGAGAAAAGGCAATTGCTGAAAATTGTGAGCGTTATATTATTCTTAGGACGGCTTGGGTATACGGCACCTATGGAAAAAGTAACTTTGTCAAAACCCTGCTGCGCCTAGGAGCAGAAAGAGAACAACTACGAGTAGTTGCCGATCAGGTGGGAACTCCTACTTGGGCCAAAGATATTGCAGATGCTATCGCAAAATTGCTTGAGTTAGAAGAAAAAACTCCCACCGGAATTTATCACTTTACTAATAGTGGGGTAGCTAGTTGGTATGATTTTGCTAGGGCAATTTTTGAGGAAGCCAAATTAATCGGTTTTCCCTTAAAAATTAACGAGGTTGTCCCCATTACTACTGCTGAATATCCCACCCCGGCAAAACGTCCCGCCTATTCAGTCCTTTCTCAGCAAAAAATTCGCCCTCTGTTGGGAAACTACCCCCCCTACTGGCGAGACTCCCTGAAACAAATGCTCTTTCAACTATATTCTCAAAACTCATGA